ACTACAATGCTACCGAATGACAACATTGTAAATATTACTTAATCTGACATCTTTAGTTCATATGAGGACATTAGAGCAGCATGAGATACATTGGGAATAATGGGTCCATTAAtgcgttacctgttgtgctgtgttgcacatttggtgtggcataaccatgctgcacagcaacaaactggttcatgtccagccctgtaaattaattttacattatattgCAGACAGTAAAATAGAACACAAAAGTATCAATATACATATGTAACTTTAGATTTCATTATACTCAAATAATGCTATCTCTattagatttactttacacacacctgatgcaccatgatgaacACCAGGCTGCCATGGCATAGTGTGTGGTTGTTCAACATGGACCTGATTGTgggtgtcaagccctgcaaataatttttgtgttattatacagACAAAATTGAAAGGTCTAAAAGGTGGCATATATTCCACTGCAAGTAACTTTTAAATCAGAATCCTAACACACtacattgctactgaacagcaacATTGTGAATATTACTTAATCTGACACCCTTAGCTTATATGAGGACATTAGAGCAGTATGAGATACATTCGGAATAATGGGTCCGATTaagtgttacctgttgtgctgtgctgcacaattggtatggcataaccatgctgcacagcaacaatgtggttcatgtccagccctgtaaattaatttaatattataatgCAGACACAGTAAAATAGAATTTAAAGATATCAATATACATTAATATGAATTCAGATTATTATCATACTCAGATATGTTACctccattagatttactttacacacacctgatgcaccatggTGAATACCTGACTGCCATAACATACTGTGTGGTTGTTCTACAACATGCAAGTGATTATtggtgtcaagccctgcaaataaatttcatatcaCAATTGAGGCAAAATTGATAGGTACTGAAAGATAGTATATACATATACTGTACTGCAAGTAACTATTACATCAGATTCCAAGCACACTgcattgctactgaacagcaaaattctaaattttacttaatgtgacatgtTTATTTGGTGTGAGGACATTATAATAGTACCACACATATTTAGAATGATGGATCCCATCAAGTTTTACCTGTTTTGCTGTGCTGTACATCTGGCACGGCACGACTATGCTCCGCAGGAACATCATGATTCATGTTGAGCTctgcatataaatttcaaattataattcaCACAAAGTTGACAGGTACTGAACACATATTCGTATATTAACCATGAATTACATTTTACTCTGCCAAGGTTCAACACATAAATGTATCTACTCAATAACTTGAAAATTGATACATACCCTCATTCAGAAGAGATTTTACTACTTCACATCTTTCTTCAGCATTTGGAACAGCCAGAGAAATATTACGTGCTGTTTTCTTCTTGGTAGAAAACAGCCTCTGCTGTggtattagctttcttttctggcccttatctgtttgtttgaaataacTGTTTCGGGCTCGAACTGCTCCTACATTTGCCTTTAAggataacacagtttttttggcCAACTGAAGTTCAGTCTCAGACATTCCACTGACAATATTGGAAAACTCTGAAATAAgcttctgtctcccttctaacaaagattttggtgtttttgaaacatattttgtgcttACTTCAGCTAATATTGCTGCTCTCTCACTGGTGGCATCAACATCAGTACCCAGTAACTCTAGACTTTGCAGGGGATTTTCACCGACGCTGTCATCTCGGCAAACAGTGTGAATGTGCTTACACATATTGAATCTAATACTGTAATCCATACATGTACAGTAATACCTATGTATGCACACATTACaatcactacattttaatttgcactcacagttgactctgttatctttaacaatgtagacctctgaagatgatgtggatggcacttcccaaccaccatctacctcagtgatgaggtccttgtccattaacaaactagttttgtgtttattacgaatgtcttgaactttgcttgtaaccttcccttttacatttgctataagccagtcaaacatcttggctgtaactagggacattagtgtagatatgcctttgtccagtcgttttatctgtcttgcattaccatgtatttcctttaacgtcctatgcatactctccacatgcatgttggtattgagaccggcatacattctgtgacagtaggcccaacactccacatttccctcatagtgtgtcttgaagtatgaagcaaattctgatgtgtcagggtcactactgagcttctgcagtgctttttgcagtgattcctgaaacatacttacatttctcagcattgacactgatttaatgagccgATACACCTCATTTCTTTTATCCAGATCTGAAATTTTCCGCTTGATATTAGTTTTCCATGCTCTGTCCACATGCCAGGTACTATAGAGTCTCATCTTAGGAGCACCCATTGTCCTGTTCCATGCAATACTGTATGACTCTGCCAAATCAGACATGAATACATTCGGGCAAATTGGTCCAACCTGTGATTTTACGTACTGCAAAAATATACTTAAAACATCGGCGTCCTTCCTGTTCGAAATTAGAAATGCACATGGGAATCCTTGCCTGAGATCATCCAGTACTAAGAGAGTGGTCACTTCGAAATCATACCCGTTAAGCCCATGGGTTCCATCAATACAGATACAGTCTTCTccatattttgataacatttcgCGTTGTGCTCTGTTCATTATCACTAATACAAAATCCTCACTCCTCAGTTCTTGATGTTCACTAGTCGAGTCTTGTGGTTTATAGAATAACACAGACGGATTctcactttcgttcatttcttttacccaagCTTCGACACTGATTGCATCATTTTTATGTCTGACCGACTTGGAGGAGAGGTTATAGCTTGCTGCAATGTTATATAAGTCTTGCTTGGTAGTCAAATGGATTCTCTGCAAGTCCGAATCCTGCAAACTTGTCCGTACGTTATCTAGAACTTTGTCATACGGAAGTCCCATTGCAATATCTGTTGCTATGGTTTCCCGGTCTTTTTGACTCAGGGGCAGGTGCGTTAAATCTTGTTTATGACCAATGTGGGTCGACACAAAATGTACTTGGTATGTTCCACTTTCGTGCACAGTTACTTTCATCTCTGCAGGGcactttccattcattttgttgctgcctgtcaatttaagatgtcttgtgcctttacctttggagataaagttacctgaccgatggcagccataataatgtgtggaactagtagacccatgcgttttaataaactttgaatg
This sequence is a window from Schistocerca nitens isolate TAMUIC-IGC-003100 chromosome 11, iqSchNite1.1, whole genome shotgun sequence. Protein-coding genes within it:
- the LOC126212666 gene encoding uncharacterized protein LOC126212666, giving the protein MNGKCPAEMKVTVHESGTYQVHFVSTHIGHKQDLTHLPLSQKDRETIATDIAMGLPYDKVLDNVRTSLQDSDLQRIHLTTKQDLYNIAASYNLSSKSVRHKNDAISVEAWVKEMNESENPSVLFYKPQDSTSEHQELRSEDFVLVIMNRAQREMLSKYGEDCICIDGTHGLNGYDFEVTTLLVLDDLRQGFPCAFLISNRKDADVLSIFLQYVKSQVGPICPNVFMSDLAESYSIAWNRTMGAPKMRLYSTWHVDRAWKTNIKRKISDLDKRNEVYRLIKSVSMLRNVSMFQESLQKALQKLSSDPDTSEFASYFKTHYEGNVECWAYCHRMYAGLNTNMHVESMHRTLKEIHGNARQIKRLDKGISTLMSLVTAKMFDWLIANVKGKVTSKVQDIRNKHKTSLLMDKDLITEVDGGWEVPSTSSSEVYIVKDNRVNCECKLKCSDCNVCIHRYYCTCMDYSIRFNMCKHIHTVCRDDSVGENPLQSLELLGTDVDATSERAAILAEVSTKYVSKTPKSLLEGRQKLISEFSNIVSGMSETELQLAKKTVLSLKANVGAVRARNSYFKQTDKGQKRKLIPQQRLFSTKKKTARNISLAVPNAEERCEVVKSLLNEGMYQFSSY